The nucleotide sequence CAGAATACCATAGCAACTGCTGTGGATTACTTATATAATCTAGCAAAATGCATTCAAACGGTATTGTTATCTATCATTCATACAGCTTGTCATGACGAGTTACTGGTAATAACAACCTTTTTAGAGCATGCATCATGCACTAGTATTAGGAATTACTTGTACAAGAGGCAGAAAGCATGAGAAAGAGGGGTAATGTGACATCTACTAGTCCCCAAATAAGGGCAGGCGTTAAGTATTTAAAACACAGCACATTCTgaggcacatacatgtattctttcTATATTatatagtcaaagcaaatcagaCTTCCATGCGACATGAATATTGCCCTAGGGGAAATAGAACATAACTAGTGccccctatatgcaaattaaggtctaagccaatcactgaaggctatacAAAAACGATGTGTTATAAATACATACTACTAGTAAATGGTTGGTACTCACCAAGCATACTAGAAACAAAGCTAATGGAAATGGGAAGAGAAAACCTGACAGTATACTCAGAAATATAGAGCCTGGAATTGCAAATGTTTGTAAACTGAACAATGAGTTAAGTCTGGATAACATAGATATCAGAGTATTAATATCAAGACAAAATACTAGTACACCACATTTCCTGACAAAAACAACTACTTTGATATGGGTAATAAACCTTAGATATGAGAAAAATATTATTCAGGGtaagcaaaaataagtaaatagtATTTGACAGAAACTGAAAAAGTATATGGTTTCTGATATATTTGGTGAACTGCTTTACAGATTTGTATCTCCAGTTGCAAACCTTATATTGTTCACATTATGCAAATGGTTTGCCATATTTGGCACTCCTTTTCAAGACTTTTgttgtacatatacagtatacTATAAGCTTTACTGGAttgacaaatatatgtatgttttatgttttatttaacataCACAATAATGAAACTTATAACACTGGAATAAAAGAGGGCacatatttgacctttgacctgtaaaAGGATACAATATATAGGTTGTAAAGTAACCAACTAATACTGTTAAATAGTAACTATCTTTGTATCTTGATAGTACTCTTCCTAGGGCCTTGGCATCATCCATATTTTTCGGCAATTTAATCACTTCTACTTCTTCTCTGCAATAAAGTAAATATGAAGACAAAGTGACCACAAGTGATTTCAGGAAGATGTAGTGGGATTTACAAACGAGAACTACTCAATAATtgaaagatatatatttttatgatgcCAGTCATTAGTTTACTAAGTTTTGCTAATGATTTGGAATAAACTTAGTGGAGtatgaaatgtatgtttttCAATGAAGACTTTAATCTTGTTGGATTCTGCCTTCAACTACAGGGGTAAAATGTAGTTTTATGAATAGGTAACTTACATGTAAGTTACAACATAGATACCGAGTGTTATATAGATGGCAGATATATCTAAGTCTGAAATGCTTGATAACTGTAACTTATGGCTGTAACTTTGGAAAGGTCTATATTAGTACTTATGGCTGTAACTTTAGAACAGTCTATAGTACTTATGGCTGTAACTTTGGAAAGGTctatttataataattatggCTGTAACTTTGGAAAGGTCTATTTATATTAGCATTTACAACTAATTTTGGAAAGGTCTATCTGTAGTACTTATAGCTGTAACTTTGGAAAGGTctatttataataattatggCTGCAACTTTGGAAAGGTCTATTTATAGTACTTATGGCTGTAACTTTAGAACAGTCTATAGTACTTATGGCTGTAACTTTGGAAAGGTctatttataataattatggCTGTAACTTTGGAAAGGTCTATTTATATTAGCATTTACAACTAATTTTGGAAAGGTCTATCTGTAGTACTTATAGCTGTAACTTTGGAAAGGTCTATTTATAGTACTTATGGCTGTAACTTTAGAACAGTCTATAGTACTTATGGCTGTAACTTTGGAAAGGTctatttataataattatggCTGCAACTTTGGAAAGGTCTATTTATAGTATTTACGGCTGTAATTTTGGAAAGGTCTATTTATAGTACTTATGGTTGTAATTTTGGAAAGGTCTATCTGTAGTACTTACTGTTGTAATTTTGGAAAGGTCTATTTATAGTACTTACAGTTGTAATTTTGGAAAGGTCTATCTGTAGTACTTACTGTTGTAATTTTGGAAAGGTCTATTTATAGTACTTACAGTTGTAATTTTGGAAAGGTCTATCTGTAGTACTTACAGTTGTAATTTTGGAAAGTTCTATTTATAGTACTTACAGTTGTAATTTTGGAAAGGTCTATCTGTAGTACTTACAGTTGTAATTTTGGAAAGGTCTATTTATAGTACTTACAGTTGTAATTTTGGAAAGGTCTATCTGTAGTACTTACAGTTGTAATTTTGGAAAGGTCTATTTATAGTACTTACTGTTGTAATTTTGGAAAGGTCTATCTGTAGTACTTACAGTTGTAATTTTGGAAAGGTCTATTTATAGTACTTACAGTTGTAATTTTGGAAAGGTCTATCTGTAGTACTTACGGTTGTAATTTTGGAAAGGTCCAGTAAACTCCACTCATCATAACAACTGCTGATAAAAATATCAATGCTAGTAATAAAAAGGACCATGAGCTGCCTTCATCTTCATACTTCAACTTATATTTCTCTTTCTCAACTACATCTAAATGAaagaatacaacaaaatatagtTGATGTCATTCTATTATTTTAGTATTACTCACAGAATAGTGAAAGAgacacaatatatttacatatcaaaggAACAGAATTAATTCATAAACAATACCATATGGTATTTGAGGTTGAACCTCAGACCATgaacaaaccatagacccttctGGGTCTAATCATAGatcctacacgtgtagggtcttaCCGTTTATGGTCTAatcacagaccctccaccacgGTCTATGGTCTAACTTGAACAGAGGTCTAGGGTCATAAGTGAGAAACAATTTCCTACACTTGAATTCTTACAAAGAAATATTACGATTATATTTTCTACCACTGTGAGGTGGAATTTCTAGAGAATCTTCAACTATGCTGTATCGTGAGAGTACTGTCTTTTCACTTTGAAAAGGCTGGGTAAACTGTACATTATcattttacatacattacaagTTTTATCATGTATGATTGTTATAATAATGTGATCTAATGTTATTTTTGTGCATATTTGTATCATTCTCAAAGTTTACACGGAAGTGTCATTTAGGGAGCCATCATTATTTATGACCTGGGGGGGGGTtcactcaaaaactggggagtgaagggggggggggtcaaattgaaaatcaaaagtttgatattgtatgtatgtatgtatgtatgtaatatgtatgtatgtatgtatgtatgtatgtgtgtgtgtacgtatacatatgtatacatgtgtgtgagtgtgtgtgcatgtggtgtttcaatggaacactcaacctcaatttgtatataatgtttgtaGCGCACCATTAACAGTTAATGAATTATGATCACAGTAAGATGGTGAAGGGGGGGGTAAGAAATAATTGTGTcaaggatgggggggggggggggttataaaaatatttcaagccaggtggtggtggtggggggggtcACTCAAATTTTGTGGATTTTCGAAGCAATTCCTCAACACAcacacccctcccccccccggtcgtaaataatgacggctcccttagaTAGCATACAGATGAACCTATACAGACTAATTGTACACTGATAGTGAACAAGAAAgttaatatttgtattacaaCCCTTCTTGAGGACTTTATTTCTAAGGCTATGGTTAAATCCCAAATCATTTAAAATGTGTCTGAATCCTACTTCATGCTTTTCAAAATGGCGTAACTTCATTTTAATTCAATCGTACAAGTAATAAATAAACCGTTTCTATAGTTTGCTCCATTGTTTTGGTGACAATGTTTTTCCCCCAGCTGGTCATTTAAAAACATAATCAGGGGTCAGAGCGTGAGGGTGTTTCAATGACAATAAACCATTTACATTGCTCCCAGCAAAACAATGCGTCTCGGAATCGCTGACAAAAACATGACCAACACCGGCCGGCGACTCAACATTTGCGGAAGTGACGCCACAAAGAAATGAACTGACGTCTGTATTATGATATATAACGTTAATCATGTTGATGGGTATGTAACTATAATAACATGTACGAAATCAGgtgcaaaatgaaaatttgaacatgtgtattttctttaaatgttttattactATTCACTATAGTTCGACGACATAGACAATGAGCAAATGTACTAATTACGCACCATACTTGGAATAATTTAAAAGACCTTTGGCACCCTACCCATTAGTCTACACGTGTACGTCATGTACAACCCTCTAGTAAATCGTGAATGGTGACATGACCCAAAGTTATCATATCAATCCATTGTCCATGATCGGTCAATATTacgtacacaaacacacacaacatcGATGAATTATTACCGCGTCCAATCTTACCTTGCTCGAGTTTAGTGTTACTGTTACGCCCATTGCGATTTTCATGTTCCCGAACCTCGGAACCCGTCGCTGCCATCTAATATATTGTGTGTTCTAGCTGCCGGGAGATAAAACAGTTCCAGCAAAGATTTAACTGTGGATATACTGATTATATTGTATCACACACACAGCGCGAGCACAGGTACGAAAGTGCAACGAATACGTCTTCAGCTGAAGTGGTTTTCTGATTCGTATTCGGTTTAATTTCGAATCCATGCTTTACTCACTATAGAGGGCGCATTTGAATGCGGGCTTACACGTGCATTTTTTAGAACACATATTTATGGCATTTGGTAAAAACATGAATTAAAAGAGAAAAATTCACATCAAAATATAACGATATTGTAAATCGGTGCAGTAAAACTCTCACAATGGCTAATCACAATAGCACAAGAACAAACTTGTCCCAACAGTATTATCTATTACTAGAAAATATGTACAGATACACTATTTGAAAAggtcataatttattttttattaaattttcaGAGAATTTCTTTGTAAATTTATTGTTAGCATTctaattgttgttatttaccATACTATACCCAGTGAAGGTGTAACtgtataataaaattaataatctATTACTATACTGACAGGCATAAAGTGTTCTATCACAGGCTGCATGCTACCACCAAACATACAACTTTGTTACTCAAGTGTAAGGGAGTTGCCTTAAACTTATATTCATGGAATCCACAGTTGATCAAAATATcctttttatgtttttgtagCACATAATGGTTTTAGATAACCCAACATACTTTTAACTTGGCTTAAAGAATGCCATGACCACTCATGCAAATAACCAAAGTAGGTGACACTGGCACGAGCAAGTGCCATGGCGTTATGTTTcattccaatctgattaaaatctgatgtcatgaaatggctagatgtctttattcaCCTCTTATATCCATTGCTTtatgtcgtttgttttgttctgggttaTCGCCGTGGGAAGGCAATTCCATTTCTCAGATCACACTGACACTATCATACACCATAAAATCAGACCAAACACACacaatgcatttttttaaatataatttcttgCACAAAATGAAAAAAGGATTCCAAGTACAATATAAGGAGACAGAGtaagaaaagacaaaacaataatttctgaaTAATATAAACATAGGAATTTTTAGCGTACaggattttgaa is from Glandiceps talaboti chromosome 1, keGlaTala1.1, whole genome shotgun sequence and encodes:
- the LOC144449850 gene encoding transmembrane protein 41B-like yields the protein MAATGSEVREHENRNGRNSNTKLEQDVVEKEKYKLKYEDEGSSWSFLLLALIFLSAVVMMSGVYWTFPKLQPEEVEVIKLPKNMDDAKALGRVLSRYKDSYYLTVLVGYFTTYIFLQTFAIPGSIFLSILSGFLFPFPLALFLVCLCSAIGATNCYLLSYLVGRRLVLKYIPERVAEWAGIVNRHRDHLLNYILFLRITPFLPNWFINITSPVIDVPIPPFFLGTFFGVAPPSFIAIQAGTTLYKLMTTSDAISMNSILVLAFFAVLSLLPVLFKQKLKKKFE